The genomic interval ATTTTAGGCGTTGCATTATAGAAATATGCCGTCTTCAGGAAATGCGTTTTGGACGAATTCGGGTCAAAGTCTTTTTCTTCACACGATGAATAATCCAGGTCTTCAAACATCCTGCGCCAGTTTTCATCATAAAGAGGCGCCCTGTATTTGTTGACAATATCCCCGGTCTTCTCTTTCACTTCAAGAAAACAGCGATACTTTTTGGAATTGGGGTACGAACGAATCCTCAGATGAAGTCTTCTGTTACATTTGTCCAGCCTTTGCATAAGAAATAAATAATCTGGAGTATCAAAATGCAGATTGTTTATGCAATAAAAACCATTATCAGCATTTGAAGAATATTTGTCGGGAGAACAATAAATAGAAGCAAAACGCGAAATGGGTTCTATCATTTCTTTTGGAATGACAAATTCCAACTCGTATCGCCTCCGGATGGTCAGCGCTGTCTCTTCAATCATATATTTAGAACTCTATTTGCCCTAAGTCCGGGGAAAGATAATTTCGAATAGGGAGTCTGGTTAATTGCCCTGAGATATCCAGGTATTCAAGGTACTTTGTGTAAATTTCATATTGCCATTGCTTAATGAGGATGTCCGTTTTAACAATGCTTTCCTGCATATCGAGCAGCATTAGCGGATCGATGCCTTCTGTTTCCATATATTTTTTTAGTGCTGATTCCGTGCCGCCCGTTGTTTTTTCTTCCATGAGCACATCATACTGCCGAAATATGTTGTTCATTTCCCCGGAAAGTAATCGCACATTTTCTCCCAAAGACCTTTTTAGTTCTTCGTGCTCGCCCTTTGCAGATAAAAATTGAAGTTTTCTGCGATTGACATCCATGCGGTTGGAATGAATGAAGGGGAGGTTTATGCCTACCCCAAAAGAAATTGAACACCGATTTTCACACACACGTAAACCATCATAATACACCCCTTAAAGTCGTCTGTATTTGAAGGCTGCAGAGCGGAGAAATTATCTTGCCCTTACCTTGTAAACTCATATTACAAAATAGTCTATGCCTTGTATTTCCTTTTCCCCCTTTTCAGTTTTATATGATAGGCGTAATCAAGGCGATTGCCCTGCACCATATCACGGAGTGTAATGAGCGCAAAGATTTTACAATAGTCATGAAGAACCTTTTCAAGCATATTTTTTGAAGAGGGAAGATTTTAAAGATTAAACCACAACATGCCGTCAAAATAACTGGTTTGTCCGAATGGGGAAAAATACAGGATAACTGCAATAACACAAAAAACCAATAACGCCGCCTGTCGCAATAGTATACCCTTTGACTCCTACAGAAATACCTGCCGCGAGGCTTGCAAACATGAAGATAATATCTCTTGGGTCTCTGAAATTGGTTCTGAACCGAACAATTGCCAATGCGCCAAGCATACCGGGCCCCTTGCAAGGCTGTCCCCTATCGCCTGCATAACAGTTGCCGCCACTACGGAACTGAGTATGAGCACCTGAACAAAATTTCTTGAGTAGGAAAGCCCCCGAAAGGTCTTCTCATAGGTAATTGCAATTAAGGTTGAAAGCACAAACTAAAGGAGTACGGCATAAATGACTGATGTTGGCGTGGTATTGCCTGAATTTAGTTGTAATTTTGAAATATCTAACATTTTTAATGGTTCTCATTATTTGCGGAAAATAGTTTATCCATTTGGTTTTTTGAAATATATACAGTTACCGTAGGGAGCATTCCCGTTTTTTTGTAACCGTTAATGATGGGGTCAGGACGAAACAACCCTGACAGGGTTTCAAACCCTGTCAGGGTTAACACTACTGCAACGTTTCATTAAAACATAGCGGAAGTTACAAAAAATCAGGAATGCACCCGTTACCGTATGCATATCAATAGAATATATGAGCAAATATAAGGGTTTTGCATGGTTACCATTAACGCTGCAATTGATAAAATGCATGGTTTACAGTGAAGCGTTTTATTTTCCATTTGACAAATTTGACTTGCTCAAAGTAGAATCCCGAAAGTCTTTCGTGCATCAGACCGCTCTTTTATTTATTATTACTATGTTCGATTACAGGTGATTTCTCATTATTGCAGAAATAAAAAGGGAATCCATGCCGCAAAACAGAATTTGCGGCGAGGAGCGGACCCGCCGCTGTAACCGGGGACGAACGTCACAACGCCACTGGAAAAGTCGCTTAAACGGCTTTCCGGGAAGGAGTGACCAGTAGAACGATCCGGGAGCCAGAAGACCTGCCTGTAATTGCTTCACGAAATCTTCGATGGTAAAGAAGGTGAAGTTTTTGAGTGTAATTATTTTCATGAGAATAGGCGGCAAGCCTATTTTTTCGATAAAATAGAAAACCCATATCTTCAACATTGAAGGTATGGGTTTTTTTGTTTTACGGGAGAAAGTTTTGAAAAGTACAAAAATGTTTCTGTTAAATATAACGGTTTTTTTGCTCGTGTTCCTTGTTTCCGATAAGGCTGCATATGCAATGCACATTACAGAAGGAATTCTGCCCACAGAATGGGCAGTAACATTGTTTGCCGTCTCGATTCCTTTTTTAGGTATTGGGATTTACCAGGTGAAACGGAAGAAAAGAGAGATGCATAGTTACCTGCCGTTAGTTGGCATGCTGGGAGCGGCAGTATTCGTTTTTTCGTGCTTCCCCGTTCCCGTCGTAGCATTAAACGGAATGGCAACTTCCCATCCATGCGGCACAGGCATGAGTGCTATTTTGCTGGGACCTTTTGTCAGTGTACTGATAGCGGGCATTGCCTTGCTTATTCAAGCCTTGTTTTTGGCGCATGGCGGGTTAACAACGCTGGGCGGGAATATATTTTCCATGGGTATTTTAGGCTCTTTCTCCGGATTTTTTGCGTTCAAAATAACCCGGCGCTGCGGCATGCCATTATTTTGGTGCGGCTTCTTTGCAGGTGTAATTTCTGATTTATTTACTTATTTGGGTACCTCTATTGAACTGGGATTGCTCGTAATAAATAATGGTGGGTCTTTCTTCAGGGCGACTGCAGAAATATTTGGCGTCTTTATGATGACCTCACAGGGGGTCTTATGTATTGTGGAAGGCGTGGTTGTTGGATTTATTCTGGTTTTTATAGAAAAAAGAAGGCCGGATATTTTGGTTCAACTTGGGATGATAAAGAAAAATGCAAAACCTGTTTAAATTTACCGTGTATATCGTTTTTTTACTTTATTTGGCCGGTATGGTTTCATTTTTATCTGCGGCGCATGCAGATAATTTTGAGATGATTCGTGTAACCGAACATGAAAATCAGGCAAAAGCCACTGAAATAACAGGAACAATCCATTCAGTTGAAGGTGAAGGTGCGTGGACCGGAATTGATGTGAGCATAGTAGGAAAATATGCCAGCCAGTATGGACGTCCACCCCGTGATCCTTACATTAATACTGATCAGGGGGATTTGCTCCTGTTTGTATTCACACTTGCCGGTGTAATAGGAGGCTTTGTTATAGGGTTTAACGCCAGAAAGATATTTTATGAGAAATAATGTAGTATCTTAAGAGGTAATGCCTCAGACCGGCAAAAAGGATTTTAACCACAGAGCAGAGAAAGTTTTTTAGAGAAGGCGTCTCATTATGGGATTTTTTCATCTCACATTTACAGACAGGTATGCCCGGAGAGATAACTGGTTGACGAGGATCGATGTAAGGGTCAAGTTGATCTACATCTTATCAATGCTGGCAATAAATATATGGGCAAAAAATGTTTTTGTGTCTCTCTCTTTTCTTTTCATATCGTTCGTTTTTCTGCTTACACTGAAAATTTCTCCTCTGGCAATAATAAAAAAGATGGTATTGCCATTATTATTTGCGGTTATGATGCTAGTGGTCAAGGGATTGCATGAAGGACAAGAGGAATGGGTTTCTTTTTCCATTGGGGGATATATCATGTCCTTAAAGAAAGAAGGTCTTCTTGGCGGACTGCAAACTGGAGGCAAAATACTCGGGGGGATTTCTCTGGTGATTTTATTTGCCTTCACTACAACAATGAGTCGGCTAAATGCAGGACTTAAATGGTTTCGTATGCCGGATACCGTTCTGGAACTTATGTCTTTTATGTATCGGTACATTTTCCAATTATTGGATGAAGTGTCTGCAATCTGGTTTGCGCAAAAGGCGCGTTTAGGGCATGCCTCATGGTTAAAAGCAATAAAATCCCTCGGGATTTTGGGTGGAATGCTTATTATCCGTGCCGTTGAAAGGGCGGAGCGCACTTCTGAGGCGATGTATGCACGGGGCTATAAGGGAGGATGTATATTAACCTGCCATTTAAAGCCCTTGGGTAAAAATGAATATATTTATTTCTCAGGGATGACCCTCTTTCTCCCCTTTCTTCTCTATGCGGGGAATATACGGATATGGTAATACTTCAGGCTAAAAATATCCGGTATAAATATTCGGACGGGACACTTGCCCTTGGCGGGGTATGTTTGGATATTGAAAAAGGTGCATTTTGGGCAATTCTTGGGCCAAACGGGTCTGGGAAAACCACCTTATTAAAACATTTCAACGGTTTATTGAAAATACAAGAGGGGGAGGTTCTTTTAGACGGAAGACCGTTACGGAAGTATCCTTCCCGTGAGATAGTTCAACGCGTAGGTATTGTGTTTCAGGATCCGAATGATCAGTTGTTTGCTCAAACAGTACGGGAAGACGTGGCATTCGGGCCTATGAATTTAGGGCTTTCAAAAGAAGAAATTGAGCGGAGGGTGGAAGAGGCATTGATGTTAGTGAATATGCGACACTGTGCAGATAAGTTTGTTGGGTATTTAAGCTATGGACAGAAAAAAAGGATTTGCATTGCCGGGGTGCTCGCAATGAGGCCGGAAATTCTTTTACTAGACGAACCCACGAGCGGTTTAGACCCAGCCGGAGTAACACAACTTATGAGGCTGCTTCAGAGACTTAACCATGAATGTGGGATTACCATTATTATGGCAACAAATGTGGTAGATGTTGTGCCTGTTTACATGAGCAGGATGGCCGTTATGTATGAGGGAAATATTGTGTGTGAAGGCACGCCGGAAAACGTTTTCTCGAAAACAGAGAAATTGGAGAAGATGTATCTCGAATTGCCTCAAATAGCGCAACTTATGAGGCTGTTAAGGGATAAAGATTACATTTCAATGGCAAATTTACCCCTTACCATTGGTGAGGCAAGAAAATTTTTGGTACAAAAACTAAATGGGAGTCATACGGCAAAATCAGCCGCATTGAATATTTCAGAAGAGTAGTTTAAATGGCAGACATTTTCAGGTGAAAATACTTTTTATCCGCAGATATGGTGAAATACGAAACAAATTCTAATGACAAAATGATTCGAAATTCTAAACAAATGCCTCTTTCGTCTCTCGCATTTCGTGCTTCATATTTGTTGTGTGTTTTGAATTTTATGTCTTGTTATTCGGATTTGTTTCGTATTTCGTACTTCGAATTTCGTATTTTTTAAAAGCAGAGTTTCAGGCATAGAATCCGGAGTGTAATATGTTTAAGGGTCATGGCGGATATAGAGAGCATACAAATGTACATACCAAAAACGCTGTTCTTGATTTCAGCGCGAACATTAATCCACTCGGATATCCGGAAGGCGTGCACAAAACAGTTTTCGAAAATTTCGACGATATATTGCATTATCCCGATATTGATTGCTACAGTCTGAAAAAATATATAGCGCGGAAAATAGCGCATTCCGCCAACGAGATTGTTGTAGGAAATGGCTCTACGGAATTATTTTATCTGGCGCCCCGCGCTTTAAAACCTGTAAAAGGAATTATCCTGCAACCGTCTTTCAGTGAATTTCCAGAGGCTTTAAAATGCAGCGGCACGGAAGTAGTCCCGTATGCCCTCAATGACGAAGACGATTTTTCTTTCCACTACAATAAAAATTATTTCCAGGATGAAAAGGCGGGCATGCTTTTCCTCTGTAATCCGAATAATCCCACCGGATTATTAATTGAGAAGCGTACGCTATTGGCAATGATACAACAACATTCAAATGTAATGTTTGTAGTAGATGAGGCATTCATGGATTTTGTGGATGAGCCGGAGAGATACACGGTGATAAATGAAGCAGGTACACTTGAAAACCTCATTGTAGTACGGTCTCTTACAAAATTTTACGGATTTCCTGGTTTGAGAATAGGATATCTCGTCGCCCACGCAAACGTTGCGGAAAAGCTCCTGGAATATAAGGAACCATGGACGGTCAATACCTTTGCCCAATATGCCGCAATGGTTTCAATGGAAGACGATGCGTTTATTGCCGCAAGTAAAGAATTCATAAGAAACGAACGGGTGTTTTTATACGAAGAGTTGTCAAATATTCGAGGATTGATTCCTTATAAACCTGCGGCGAATTTTGTATTTGTTAAAATCAACGCAGAAGGGATAAATTCTGTTTTTCTGAGTAAATGGATGCTGGAGCAGGGCATCGCTATTCGTGATTGTTCCAACTTTGCCGGACTCAATGATGAGTATTTTCGTATAGCGGTTAGGACTAGGGAAGAAAATACAAAGTTAATCAATGTATTTAAAAAAGTCCTATCCAGTCGGGTTTGCAACCCAATGTCATTAAGTTAAGAATTATTGTAACACTTTGGTTTTAAAAAAAACGTATTACCGATAAGCTCCGCAGGAGCAACCTGTTTGTAGTAGATAGGATACCATAACAGATCGTAGAGACAGGTTTGAAACCTGTCTCTATAATCAGGAGCGGCCTGTCTTCCTGTCAATCATATACAGGCCGCTCCTACGGAGCTATTTACCTGTTGAATTTTATTGCGCTACAAACAGACCGCCCCCAAAGGGGCTACATTATTTTTTAT from Candidatus Kuenenia stuttgartiensis carries:
- the cobD gene encoding threonine-phosphate decarboxylase CobD — translated: MFKGHGGYREHTNVHTKNAVLDFSANINPLGYPEGVHKTVFENFDDILHYPDIDCYSLKKYIARKIAHSANEIVVGNGSTELFYLAPRALKPVKGIILQPSFSEFPEALKCSGTEVVPYALNDEDDFSFHYNKNYFQDEKAGMLFLCNPNNPTGLLIEKRTLLAMIQQHSNVMFVVDEAFMDFVDEPERYTVINEAGTLENLIVVRSLTKFYGFPGLRIGYLVAHANVAEKLLEYKEPWTVNTFAQYAAMVSMEDDAFIAASKEFIRNERVFLYEELSNIRGLIPYKPAANFVFVKINAEGINSVFLSKWMLEQGIAIRDCSNFAGLNDEYFRIAVRTREENTKLINVFKKVLSSRVCNPMSLS
- a CDS encoding energy-coupling factor ABC transporter ATP-binding protein, giving the protein MVILQAKNIRYKYSDGTLALGGVCLDIEKGAFWAILGPNGSGKTTLLKHFNGLLKIQEGEVLLDGRPLRKYPSREIVQRVGIVFQDPNDQLFAQTVREDVAFGPMNLGLSKEEIERRVEEALMLVNMRHCADKFVGYLSYGQKKRICIAGVLAMRPEILLLDEPTSGLDPAGVTQLMRLLQRLNHECGITIIMATNVVDVVPVYMSRMAVMYEGNIVCEGTPENVFSKTEKLEKMYLELPQIAQLMRLLRDKDYISMANLPLTIGEARKFLVQKLNGSHTAKSAALNISEE
- the cbiQ gene encoding cobalt ECF transporter T component CbiQ, with the protein product MGFFHLTFTDRYARRDNWLTRIDVRVKLIYILSMLAINIWAKNVFVSLSFLFISFVFLLTLKISPLAIIKKMVLPLLFAVMMLVVKGLHEGQEEWVSFSIGGYIMSLKKEGLLGGLQTGGKILGGISLVILFAFTTTMSRLNAGLKWFRMPDTVLELMSFMYRYIFQLLDEVSAIWFAQKARLGHASWLKAIKSLGILGGMLIIRAVERAERTSEAMYARGYKGGCILTCHLKPLGKNEYIYFSGMTLFLPFLLYAGNIRIW
- a CDS encoding polyphosphate polymerase domain-containing protein, with product MIEETALTIRRRYELEFVIPKEMIEPISRFASIYCSPDKYSSNADNGFYCINNLHFDTPDYLFLMQRLDKCNRRLHLRIRSYPNSKKYRCFLEVKEKTGDIVNKYRAPLYDENWRRMFEDLDYSSCEEKDFDPNSSKTHFLKTAYFYNATPKMLSQYWRKAYVSNVNEYARVTFDTDLRYQPAGGYCIIQDENKVVSLDDETLFAQNATSYWNSSATPCRYPYG
- a CDS encoding energy-coupling factor ABC transporter permease, translated to MKSTKMFLLNITVFLLVFLVSDKAAYAMHITEGILPTEWAVTLFAVSIPFLGIGIYQVKRKKREMHSYLPLVGMLGAAVFVFSCFPVPVVALNGMATSHPCGTGMSAILLGPFVSVLIAGIALLIQALFLAHGGLTTLGGNIFSMGILGSFSGFFAFKITRRCGMPLFWCGFFAGVISDLFTYLGTSIELGLLVINNGGSFFRATAEIFGVFMMTSQGVLCIVEGVVVGFILVFIEKRRPDILVQLGMIKKNAKPV